CGTGCAGGGCGGGGTTGTCGTCGCCCGCCCGCCAGGCCGCGACGAGTTCGACCGGCTCCCCCTCGACCCCGACGAGCGGGCGCAGCACGACACCGTCCAGCTTGAGCGCCTCCGCCGCCCGGGGCACCAGGGCGAGCCCCAGCTCCGCGCGCACCAGCGCGAGGATCGTGTGCACCTGGCTCAGGTAGTGAACGTAGCGCGGCACGACCTCCGCCTGGCGGAAGACCCCGACCAGCACCTCGTAGAAGTAGCGTGCCTCGGCGGGTGAGTACATGACGAACGGCTCTCCGTCGAGGTCACGGATGTGCGGCGTGCGGTCCGGTTCGGCGAGCGGATGGCCGACGGGCGTCGCGAGGAGAAGGGACTCGCGGTGCAGCGGGCGGTGCGCGATCCCGGTGCCGGGCACCGGCGGGCGAACGAGCCCCAGGTCCAGTTCTCCGGAGCGCAGTTCCTCCAGTTGCGCTCCGGACACCCGCTCGCGCAGAACCAGGCCGACGCCGGGCAGCCTGGCGTGGATGGCCCCCACGATGCCGTCGAGCACGGAGTGCGCCGCTGACCCCGTGAATCCGAGCGCTACGGTCCCGACCTCGCCCGCGAGCGTCCGCCGTACGGACAGCGCCGCCTGCTCGGTGAGCCCGAGGATACGCCGGGCGTCGCCGAGGAACGCCATCCCCGCCGCGGTGAGCCGGACGGACCGTCCGGCACGGTCGAACAACTGGACACCCAACTCCCGCTCCAGGAGCTGGATGCGCCGGGACAGGGGCGGCTGCGTCATCGACAGTCGTTCCGCCGCCCGTCCGTAGTGGAGCGTCTCCGCGACGGCCACGAAACTCTCCAGCTGACTCAAGGTGAACATCGATCCAGTATGCGCATCAGTCGATGCGTAAGAAGTGTTGGACGTGCATCAGTTTCGTTCCTATGGTCATCGAAATCGCTGTTCTGCACGTCCTGCGGAAGGAAACGTTCATGTCCACCCACACCCCGACCGAGCTCGCCGAACGCCTCGGCTCCGGGCTGCTGTCGTTTCCCGTCACCCACTTCACCCCCGAACTGGCGTTCGATGAGGCCGCCTACCGGGAGAACATCACCCGCATGAGCCAGTACGACGTCGCCGCACTGTTCGCGGCCGGCGGGACCGGGGAGTTCTTCTCCCTGACCACGCAGGAGGTCGGCACCGTACTGCGGGCCGCCGTGGAGAGCGCCCCCTCCGGCACGCCGATCCTCGCTCCGGCCGGGCACGGCACCGCGCAGGCGGTCGCCATGGCACGCGAAGCCGAGGCGGTCGGCGCCGACGGTGTCCTGCTCTTCCCGCCTTACCTGACCGAGGCATCCGCGGACGGTCTGACCGCCCACGTGCGGGCGGTCTGCGAGGCCACGTCGCTCGGGGTGGTCCTCTACAGCCGCGCCAATGCCGTCTACAGCGCCGACACGGTGGCCGCGCTCGCCGACACCTGCCCCAACCTGATCGGCCTGAAGGACGGGGTCGGCGACCTGGAGAGGATCACTCAGATCCGCTCGCGGCTCGCGGACCGCCTGGTGTACATCGGCGGCCTGCCGACTGCCGAGACGTTCGCGCTGCCTTACCTGGAACTGGGTGCCACGACCTACAGCTCCGCCATCTTCAACTTCCTCCCCGACTTCGCCCTGACCTTTTACAAGGCGGTCCTGGCGCGGGACCGGCCGCAGGTCCAGGACCTGCTCGACCGGGTCGTGCTCCCCTACACCGCGATCCGCGACCGCAAGCCGGGATACGCGGTCAGCATCGTCAAGGCCGGCATGGAACTGACCGGGCACCCCGCCGGTCCGGTACGGCCGCCGCTGACCGACCTGGACGACGCCGAGCGGGAACTGCTCGCCGGAGTCATCGAAGCCTCACGCGCCGTCGCCTGACACGTGTCGCCTCACCAAGGAAAGGAGCCCCCCGTGTCCGACCTGCCCCGGACCCGCCCCACAGGCGCGATGGTCATCGGCACCCGCCCCGTCACCGGTACAGGAGAAGAGATCCGGTCCGTCGACCCCCGTACCGGACAGCCGATCGAACCCGGCTACCCGGCCGCGTCGGCCGACCAGGCCGACCGGGCCTGCGAACTGGCCCGGGAAGCCTCGACCGCGTACCGCACGACCACCCCCCAACGGCGAGCCGCCTTCCTCGACCGCATCGCGGACCTGCTCGACACGGAGCGGGACGCACTGGTGGAACGGGCCCACACCGAGACCGCGCTGCCCCGCCCCCGGCTCACCGGCGAGGTCGGGCGCACCAGCGCCCAGCTGCGCCTGTTCGCCGCGGAGCTGCGGGCCGGCGTGTGGCAGGGAGCCCGCATCGATCCGGCGCAGCCGGACCGCCGGCCGCTGCCGCGCGCCGACATCCGCCAGCGCCGGACAGCCATCGGCCCCGTCGTCGTCTTCGGCGCCAGCAACTTCCCCCTGGCCTTCTCCACCGCCGGGGGCGACACCGCATCCGCACTGGCCGCCGGATGCCCGGTCATCGTCAAGGCCCACCAGGCCCACCTGGGCACGGCCGAGCTGGTGGCACGTGTCGTCAGCCGGGCGGCCGCCGAGACCGGCATGCCCGAAGGCGTCTTCTCCCAGCTCGTCGGCAGCGGCACGGAGCTGGGGACCAGGCTGGTCAGCGATCCTCGGGTGCGCGCCATCGGCTTCACCGGTTCCCGCTCCGGCGGACTGGCGATAGCCGCCGCGGCCGCCGCCCGGCCCGTACCGATCCCCGTCTACGCGGAGATGAGCAGCATCAACCCGGTTCTGCTCCTCCCAGGGGCGCTCAAGGCCCGGGGCGCGGAGCTGGGGGCCGCTTTCGCCGCATCGCTGACCCTGGGAGCCGGGCAGTTCTGCACCAACCCCGGGCTCGTCCTCGCCGTGGCGGGCCCCGGCCTGGACGCCTTCACCGCGGCCGCCACCGAGGCCGTCGCCGCGGACCCCGGTGCCACGATGCTCACCCCGGCCATTGCCCGCCACTACGCCGCCTCCGGCGACGCCGTGGCGGGACAGGACGGCGTCGAGGAGGCCGGCCGCGGCGGCGAGGGGGACGGCGCGGCCTGCGGCCGGGCCCGGCTGCTCACCGTGGACGGCAGGCGCTTCGCCGGTGACCCCGCGCTGCAGACCGAGGTCTTCGGCGCGACGTCGCTGATCGTCCGGTGCGCGGACCTCGACGAGCTGACAGCCGTCCTGGGCGTGCTGGAGGGACAGCTCACGGCCACCGTGCACGCCGACGACGCCGATCTGCCGCTCGCCGGGCGGCTCCTGCCGCTTCTGGAGGAGCTCGCCGGGCGTGTGCTCTTCAACGGCTGGCCCACCGGCGTCGAGGTCGGCCACGCGATGGTGCACGGCGGGCCCTTCCCGGCCACGACCGACCCGCGCGGCACGTCCGTGGGAACCCTCGCGATCGAGCGGTTCCTCCGGCCCGTCGCCTACCAGGACGTTCCCGATGCCCTGCTGCCCGACGAGCTGCGGGACGGAAATCCGCTCGGCGTATGGCGTCGGCTCGACGGTGCGCCCAGCCGGGCCCCACTCACCGACGAGCGCTGATCCCCGGGCCCCGGCCGGGACGTCGCGCCTCCCGGCCGGGCCCCGAACCGCCTTCGAACGTATTCCTTCCAGAGTCGTGAGGACGAAATGACTGCACGAACGCTTTCGCCGCTCCCCGGCGGCCACGACGCCCGGATCACGCGGCCGCCGCACGCACTTTCCCATCCCCGTCCCGCTTCCTCGCTGACAGCCCCCGCGGCGCTGCTCCCGCGCGACGCGCTCTGTGGGAGGTACTTCCATGGCGACTTCTGATCTGCGCAGCCCCGACCGCGACGCCCCCGAGCGGCCTCTCCCGGCGCCGGAGCCCGCCGAGGCAAGGAAACCGAGTGCCGCCTTCCACCGTGAGTCGTGGGTGGCCGCCGCCAAAGCAGCCGTGGGGATCATCGGCCTCTTCGTGGTCTGGGAGCTGCTGGTCCTGGTCATCGACCCGCCGGACTATCTTTTCGTCGGCCCTCTCTCGGCCTTCGCCGAGCTGATCGAGCGCCCCGGCTACTTCGCGGACAACACCTTCGTCACGCTCCAGGAAGCGCTCGCCGGCTTCGCGCTCGGCACGGCCCTCGGCGTGCTGTGCGGTGCGACTCTGCACTACTCGAGCACCGCGCGCAGTTTCCTCTATCCGGCGCTCATCGCGATCGACACCATTCCCAAGGTCGCGCTCGCCCCGCTGTTCATCGTGTGGTTCGGATTCGGCTTCGAGTCGAAGGCGTTCGTCGCCATGGCCATCGCCTTCTTCCCGCTGGTGATCAACACCTTCGACGGCCTCAGTTCGGTCCCGCACGAACTTCAGGAACTGGCCCGTATCAACCGGGCCTCCGCCTGGAAGAAGATGGTGAAGATCGACTTCGTCTACGCGATCCCCTCCATCTTCTCCGGGGCGAAGATCTCCATCTCCCTCGCGGTGGGCGGAGCGGTCGTCGGGGAGTTCATCGCCGGCTCGAAGGGGCTCGGGTACGTCATCCTCCTCGCCAACAGCCAGGTGGACCTCCCGTCGATGTTCGCGGCCTTCATCGTCCTCGCCGCCATCGCCTTGGCCCTGTTCTTCGTCGTCGACTACGCGGGCCGGAAGCTGGCCCCGTGGAAGAACCACGCGAAGTGACCACGGGATCGGAGGCTGAAAATGCGTAGAACACTTCGCGGGGCCGTCGCACTGGCCGGCGCGGCGATGATGGTGGGCCTGTCCGGATGCGCGAACGGTGGCGGGAAGGACTCCATGACCCTGATGCTCGACGTGGGGTACCTGCCCAAGCACGCGCCGTTCATCTCGGCCGTCAAGCGCGGCTTCTTCAAGGCGGAGGGCATCGACCTCACGGTCATGCCGGGGTCCGGTTCGACCAACACGGTCACCTCGGTGGTCACCGGCAGGATCGACGCGGGCTGGGCCGACTTCGGCGCCACCGTCACCAGCCAGGGCAGGGGCGCGAAAGTCAAGCAGGTCAATCTGCTCCAGGCCAGGTCCGCCTACGCGGTCGTCGCCCTCGCGAACTCCCGGATAAAGGACTGGGAGGATCTGCGGGGCAAGACCGTCGCCACCGAGGGCGGCGGCGCGATGACGGCGATGTGGCCGCTCGCCCTGAGCAGACTGGGCTTCGACAAGAGCGCCGTGGACGTCATTCCCGCGTCCAGCGCCTCGAAGATCCCCGGCCTGCTGGCCGGCCAGTGGGATGCCAACCTCGCGCTGCACGTCTCTGACGAACCGGCCATCGACGCCCTCGGCCGGAAGGCCACCGTCCTGAAATGGTCCGACCTCGGCATCGACCTGTACGGCAACGGCATCGTCGTCTCCGACGAGAAGCTCAAGAACGACCCCGAGCAGGTCCGGAAGTTCAACCGGGCGATGCAGAAAGGATTCCTCTGGGCCTGCCAGAACCCGCGGAAGGCGGCCGAGGACTTCAAGACGGAGGTCGCCGGATACGAAACGCGCACGATCACCCTCGCCATCGACGGACAGTGCGGCCTCAACTGGGGCGAGGGCGAGACCGCAGACCGGTACGGCGTCATGGACGACGCAGGAGTTCTCCAGGCCATCGACACCGCCCGGAAGTTCCTTGGTCTCCCCAAGGAGAGCGACCTCTCGCCCAAGGACGTGTACAGCAACTCCTACCTGGAGCCGCTGGGCTCCAACGAGACTATCCAGGCCCCGTAACGGCCGGATGGGGAGTCACATGAACAACGAATACGCCATCTCGGTCAAGAACGTGGGAAAGACCTACCGGTCGCGGAGGGGCCAGGAGAACACCGTCCTCAAAGGGCTCGACTTCCACGTCGAACCCGGACGGTTCGTATCGATCGTCGGGCAGTCGGGCAGCGGCAAGACCACTCTGCTCAAGACGATCTCCGGCCTCCAGGAGCCCACCGAGGGCGAGATCCTCGTCCAGGGCCGCCCCATCCAGGAGGGGATCGAGGACATCGCGATGGTGTTCCAGAGCCCCGTGCTCCTGCCCTGGCGCAACAACCTCGACAACGTGCTCCTCCCTCTGGAGTTCCGCGGCACCCGGACCGACGAGGCCCGCGCATACGCCATGGAACTGCTGGAGATGGTGGGGCTGGGCGGAAAGGCCAAGAACTACTCCTACGAGCTCAGCGGCGGGATGCAGCAGCGCGTGGCCATCTGCCGTGCGCTCGTCTCCCACCCCAAGCTGCTGCTCATGGACGAGCCCTTCGGGGCGCTCGACGCCATGACCCGGGACTCGATGAACTTCGAGATCCAGCGCATCTGGCAGAACACCGGGTGCAGCGTCCTCTTCGTGACCCACAGCATCCCCGAGGCGGTCTGGCTCGGGGACCGGGTGGTCGTCGTCGGCGACCGCCCCGGCCGGATCATCGCCGACATCCCCATCGACCTGCCGCGCCCTCGGGGCAAGGAGCACCGGTATTCCTCGGACTTCTCCGACTACACCGCCGAGATCGAATCGCACATCGGCGTCGTGGCCGGCATCAGCTGACCAACCCGTCGCACACCCCCGACCGTGAACCACCGTCGAAGGAGCACCATGCTGAACATCACCGCTGACGCCACGCA
This sequence is a window from Streptomyces parvus. Protein-coding genes within it:
- a CDS encoding LysR family transcriptional regulator, producing the protein MFTLSQLESFVAVAETLHYGRAAERLSMTQPPLSRRIQLLERELGVQLFDRAGRSVRLTAAGMAFLGDARRILGLTEQAALSVRRTLAGEVGTVALGFTGSAAHSVLDGIVGAIHARLPGVGLVLRERVSGAQLEELRSGELDLGLVRPPVPGTGIAHRPLHRESLLLATPVGHPLAEPDRTPHIRDLDGEPFVMYSPAEARYFYEVLVGVFRQAEVVPRYVHYLSQVHTILALVRAELGLALVPRAAEALKLDGVVLRPLVGVEGEPVELVAAWRAGDDNPALHAVRDVVTDLADRGAL
- a CDS encoding aldehyde dehydrogenase (NADP(+)), whose amino-acid sequence is MSDLPRTRPTGAMVIGTRPVTGTGEEIRSVDPRTGQPIEPGYPAASADQADRACELAREASTAYRTTTPQRRAAFLDRIADLLDTERDALVERAHTETALPRPRLTGEVGRTSAQLRLFAAELRAGVWQGARIDPAQPDRRPLPRADIRQRRTAIGPVVVFGASNFPLAFSTAGGDTASALAAGCPVIVKAHQAHLGTAELVARVVSRAAAETGMPEGVFSQLVGSGTELGTRLVSDPRVRAIGFTGSRSGGLAIAAAAAARPVPIPVYAEMSSINPVLLLPGALKARGAELGAAFAASLTLGAGQFCTNPGLVLAVAGPGLDAFTAAATEAVAADPGATMLTPAIARHYAASGDAVAGQDGVEEAGRGGEGDGAACGRARLLTVDGRRFAGDPALQTEVFGATSLIVRCADLDELTAVLGVLEGQLTATVHADDADLPLAGRLLPLLEELAGRVLFNGWPTGVEVGHAMVHGGPFPATTDPRGTSVGTLAIERFLRPVAYQDVPDALLPDELRDGNPLGVWRRLDGAPSRAPLTDER
- a CDS encoding ABC transporter substrate-binding protein → MRRTLRGAVALAGAAMMVGLSGCANGGGKDSMTLMLDVGYLPKHAPFISAVKRGFFKAEGIDLTVMPGSGSTNTVTSVVTGRIDAGWADFGATVTSQGRGAKVKQVNLLQARSAYAVVALANSRIKDWEDLRGKTVATEGGGAMTAMWPLALSRLGFDKSAVDVIPASSASKIPGLLAGQWDANLALHVSDEPAIDALGRKATVLKWSDLGIDLYGNGIVVSDEKLKNDPEQVRKFNRAMQKGFLWACQNPRKAAEDFKTEVAGYETRTITLAIDGQCGLNWGEGETADRYGVMDDAGVLQAIDTARKFLGLPKESDLSPKDVYSNSYLEPLGSNETIQAP
- a CDS encoding ABC transporter permease, which gives rise to MATSDLRSPDRDAPERPLPAPEPAEARKPSAAFHRESWVAAAKAAVGIIGLFVVWELLVLVIDPPDYLFVGPLSAFAELIERPGYFADNTFVTLQEALAGFALGTALGVLCGATLHYSSTARSFLYPALIAIDTIPKVALAPLFIVWFGFGFESKAFVAMAIAFFPLVINTFDGLSSVPHELQELARINRASAWKKMVKIDFVYAIPSIFSGAKISISLAVGGAVVGEFIAGSKGLGYVILLANSQVDLPSMFAAFIVLAAIALALFFVVDYAGRKLAPWKNHAK
- the kdgD gene encoding 5-dehydro-4-deoxyglucarate dehydratase, whose product is MSTHTPTELAERLGSGLLSFPVTHFTPELAFDEAAYRENITRMSQYDVAALFAAGGTGEFFSLTTQEVGTVLRAAVESAPSGTPILAPAGHGTAQAVAMAREAEAVGADGVLLFPPYLTEASADGLTAHVRAVCEATSLGVVLYSRANAVYSADTVAALADTCPNLIGLKDGVGDLERITQIRSRLADRLVYIGGLPTAETFALPYLELGATTYSSAIFNFLPDFALTFYKAVLARDRPQVQDLLDRVVLPYTAIRDRKPGYAVSIVKAGMELTGHPAGPVRPPLTDLDDAERELLAGVIEASRAVA
- a CDS encoding ABC transporter ATP-binding protein, yielding MNNEYAISVKNVGKTYRSRRGQENTVLKGLDFHVEPGRFVSIVGQSGSGKTTLLKTISGLQEPTEGEILVQGRPIQEGIEDIAMVFQSPVLLPWRNNLDNVLLPLEFRGTRTDEARAYAMELLEMVGLGGKAKNYSYELSGGMQQRVAICRALVSHPKLLLMDEPFGALDAMTRDSMNFEIQRIWQNTGCSVLFVTHSIPEAVWLGDRVVVVGDRPGRIIADIPIDLPRPRGKEHRYSSDFSDYTAEIESHIGVVAGIS